Proteins encoded by one window of Misgurnus anguillicaudatus chromosome 4, ASM2758022v2, whole genome shotgun sequence:
- the LOC129421586 gene encoding somatostatin receptor type 2, producing the protein METPMPLGIFHDNVSVLDLDSASINNVFINKDFDAFSVTMAVLYLAVCIVGLGGNSLVIVTILKLDKMSSATTVYIFNLALADGLFMVGLPFIAIQNFQDQWIFGDVVCKLVMVLGGINQFTSIFCLTVMSVDRYMALVDPLRFAHWRTPQRAKIIAALMWFISLFPVIPMAIHFSAHYGLCTIDPQVASDTWWLSFLIYTFILGFALPFTVMIVFYTALVVTLRNANRRQDGASSSLESHRLEKQVTKMVVAVVVVFGICWLPFYVFNFCSLHQIDFLLNFTRGFEFVVLLSYSWSCANPILYACLSETFRRHFHALLCPHKSSLTQCDRDTEGYVLRDTNIPDMNVLA; encoded by the coding sequence ATGGAAACACCAATGCCTTTAGGAATATTTCATGACAATGTATCCGTTCTGGATCTGGACAGTGCTTCAATAAACAACGTCTTTATTAACAAGGATTTTGATGCCTTCAGTGTCACCATGGCTGTCCTCTACCTGGCAGTATGCATTGTGGGATTGGGCGGGAACTCTTTGGTCATCGTCACAATCCTGAAGCTGGACAAAATGTCATCTGCCACCACCGTCTACATTTTCAACCTGGCTTTGGCTGATGGCCTCTTCATGGTAGGACTTCCATTCATTGCTATCCAAAATTTCCAGGACCAGTGGATCTTTGGAGACGTGGTCTGTAAACTGGTTATGGTTCTGGGTGGCATCAACCAATTTACCAGCATATTCTGCCTGACCGTAATGAGCGTGGACCGCTACATGGCCCTGGTCGATCCGCTGCGCTTCGCTCACTGGCGGACACCGCAGCGGGCAAAAATCATTGCTGCTCTGATGTGGTTTATTTCCCTttttcctgtcattccaatGGCTATTCACTTTTCGGCCCACTACGGTCTGTGCACCATAGACCCTCAGGTGGCCTCGGACACCTGGTGGTTGAGTTTTCTCATCTATACGTTCATACTGGGTTTTGCTCTGCCATTCACCGTAATGATTGTGTTTTACACCGCACTAGTGGTGACTCTAAGAAATGCCAATCGGCGACAGGATGGCGCTTCTTCATCTCTGGAAAGCCACAGGCTGGAGAAACAGGTAACCAAGATGGTGGTGGCAGTTGTTGTGGTATTTGGCATCTGCTGGCTGCCGTTCTACGTCTTCAACTTTTGCTCTCTGCACCAAATAGACTTTCTACTCAACTTCACCCGCGGCTTTGAGTTCGTGGTGCTCCTGTCCTACTCGTGGAGCTGTGCCAATCCCATACTGTACGCGTGTCTGTCGGAAACTTTCCGAAGACATTTCCACGCCCTGCTGTGCCCCCACAAAAGCTCCCTTACGCAGTGCGATAGAGACACCGAAGGTTACGTCCTGCGTGACACTAACATACCAGATATGAACGTGTTAGCTTAG